The genomic stretch ACACTTTTCGTTTCTGGAATTTGTACCATATTAGAGCATCATAAATTAAATGTAAGAAAAATAGATTTCCATCATATCAATACAGGGGAATTAAATGAAACTTATTTTATTTGTCATGTAAAAAATGAAGAAATGGTAAATAAATCGCAATTATTAAAGTTGCGTGATAAGAAAATCAAGATCATCATCATAAAAAATAATATAGATTACAGAGAAATTGTGGACTTGATGAATATCGGAGTTAATGGAATATGCTTAACAGATATAGATGAACAATACTTAATTCAAATTGTTAAACAAGTACAAAACGGTCAATTCTTTCTAGATTCACGATTAACAAATAAAATTGTACAAGAAAACAATCGACTAATTGAGAGTGGTAGAAAAAGAAAAGAATTAGACTATAAAGCAATGAATAATCTGTTAACGAAAAGAGAAATTGAAATATTAGATTTACTAGGTAAAGGTTATTCGAACGTACAAATCGGTGATGAATTGTATATCTCAAGTAAAACTGTAAAAAATCACGTTTCAAATATAATTCATAAATTACAAGTTTCCGACCGATTAAACGCAGTCATTTTTGCGATAAAAAATAATTGGATTTCCCTTGATTAATATGGATGAAAAAATACAATTAATCTTTAATCTTTATGAGGTGAAAGGATTATTGTATTTTTTTTATGTATTTAAAGCGTTTTCATTAAGAGATAATCCCTTTACGGACTAATTCTCCAACTGCGTGTGAGCGATTATTAGCTCCAAGCTTTTTGATCGCGGATTTCACATATTGTTTTACTGTAAGTTCGCTAATATTCATTGAATCTGCCATTTCTTTCGTACTTTCACCCCAAGCAATTCTCTTCATTACTTCTAATTCTCTTTTACTTAATTCAATTGAATGGTGAGATCCAGTTGTATTTTCTAAAAATTTACCAATTAACTTACCATAATATGTAAAAGACGATAATAATTTTTCATCCATTTTTAATTCATCTTTAAATTCTGTTGAACAAATATAACCAACAACCACTGTCCCAAAACAAATAGGCACTGCAATCATGGAACTGACACTAGAAGGGAAGATATATTTACTACTTGTTTGTTTTAAGTATTCAATACCAGAACAAAATTTTGCTTTTCTCTCACAAATTGCTGAATAAATAATCGGTAGTGAACGAATATCATCTCTAATTTCACGAATATGAGATAATCCATCCGTAGTAATTAATATGATACCTTCTCCTAAAAATCCAAAAGGAGAATATCTAAATAAATATGCATTTTCTACCGGAAAAAGATTCATATACAGATCAAGGGTGTTGTACATATGTTCTTCGTGACTAGTACTAACTTCAATTTTTCTAATTTGTTCTTGTATGGTATAGTCAGAAACCACTTTATCATCTCCTTTTTAGGGATGTTATATATGCAAAATTAGGAATATTCTAATTATACTAAAAATTATATTCTTTAGATAGGCTTTTTGAGATATAGGATCTCGTAAAGTAAAACAAAATTCGAATGTGAAAGGGAGATGTATAGTGGCTAATTTAGATCCAAAAGCAAGAGCATATGTGGAGATGTTTAATCAAATGCCAGCGATTCACAAAATGGAACCAAATGCAGTAAGAGAAATGTTTGCAAGTGTACCACCTGTAGAAGTTGAACTAGCTCCGTTAGCGAAAATTGAAGATCGAAAAGTTTCAGTTGGACAAGATGACCAAATTAAGATTAGGGTATACACTCCAGAGGGGGAAGGCCCATTTCCAGTATTTGTGTATTACCATGGTGGCGGTTGGGTAATAGGTGATTTAGAAACATCAGAAGCAAGTTGTAGAATGCTAGCTAATCGTACGAATAGAATAGTTGTTTCTGTTGATTATCGACTTGCTCCAGAATACAAATTTCCAATACCAGTTGAAGATTCTTATACAGCATTAAAATGGGTGAGTGAGCATGCTAATGAATTTAATGGAAACGCCTCCAATTTAGTTGTTGGTGGGGATAGTGCAGGAGGAAATCTTGCAGCAGTTGTATCGCAACTTTCAAAAGATCAAAACGGACCTAATATTTTAGGACAAGTACTTGTATATCCTGTTACGGCTTTAACTTATGATACTAAATCGTATTTTGATTTCCAAGAAGGGTATGGACTAGATCGCGATTTAATGATCTGGTTTGGAAACCATTATATCAATTCTGAAGAAGACTCTAGAAATAAATATGTTTCTCCACTTTCATCTGAAGATTTAAGTAACCTACCTTCTGCGCTTATTATTACTGCAGAAAATGATGTACTTCGAGATGAAGGAAATAAATATGGTCAGCGTTTAAGAGATGCAGGTGTAAATGTAGAGATGCATTGTGAGGAAGGACTTGTTCACGGATATTTTACAAATATGGCGGTGTTTCCTGAGCGAATAGAGAAATCGATTAATCGAATTGAGGAGTTTTTAAATAAATTGAATCAAACGGTTTTAAATAAAGGATAAGATTGATTCCATTCTTAAAAAAAATTTATTTAAAGAAGGAGGATTTGAAATGAAAGCTAACATTCAACATTTTGACGCAATTGTTATTGGTGCAGGCTTTTCGGGGTTATACATGCTCCATCGCTTAAGAGAGGATGGAATCTCGGCTCGTGTATTTGAAGCTGGTGAGGGCGTTGGCGGGACATGGTTTTGGAATCGTTATCCAGGAGCAAGATGTGATTCAGAAAGCATTTACTATAATTATACATTTTCTGAAGAATTATATAAAGAATGGACATGGACTTCTAGGTATCCTGAGCAACCTGAAATATTAAGCTATTTGAATTTTGTAGCCGATAAATTTAATTTACGTAAAGATATTCAATTTAATACAAAAGTTCAATCTGCACACTATAATCCTGAAAATAATTTATGGAATATTAAACTTGAAAACAACACAAACGTAACGGCAAAATACTTTATTACTGGTGTTGGATGTTTATCAGCAGCAAATGTGCCTGACTTCAAAGGAATCGAATCATTCAATGGAGAATGGTATCATACAGGTCACTGGCCAAGAGATAAAGAAGTTGATTTAAAAAGTAAACATGTTGGAATCATTGGAACAGGATCGAGCGGTGTACAAGCTATTCCAGTGATTGCACAGCAAGCAGGTCACTTAACTGTATTTCAACGAACACCTCAATATAGTGCACCTGCGAGAAATCATCCTTATGACCTAGAATATATCCGAAATACTAAAGCAAATTTTAAAGAAATTAAAAAACAAATGCGAGAATCTACTGGCGGTCAACCTACTGAAGTACCAACTCAATCTGCACTAGAGGTTAATCATTTAGAAAGAACTCAAAAATACGAAGATATTTGGAAAAATGGCGGACTTGGACTTTTTGGAGCATTTACTGACCTTACACTGAATGAAAAAGCAAATGAAACAGTTGCTGAGTTTATCCGCTCAAAAATTAGTGAAATAGTACATGATTCTAAAGTTGCCAAAAAATTAATGCCATATTATTACTATGGTACAAAACGTCCGATTATTGATACGAATTATTATGAAACATATAATCGTGATAATGTTACATTAATTGATGTCAAGAGCGATCCAATCGAATCAATTACACCTGCTGGTTTGAAAACTAAAGATAATGAATACGAATTAGATGTTATTATTTTTGCTACTGGTTATGATGGGATGACCGGTCCGTTAATGAAGATCGATATAAAAGGAAAAGATGGAGTTACATTAAAAGAAAAATGGGCAGGAGGAGCTCAAACTAGAACCTATCTTGGAATTGCTAACGCAGGATTTCCTAATATGTTTATGATCACTGGCCCTGAAAGTCCTTCAGTTTTAAGTAATATGCCAGTTTCAATCGAACAACATGTAGAATGGATTGCGGATTGTATTCAGTTCTTACGACAAAAGGACATCGATGTAATTGAAGCTAATATTGAAGCAGAAAATGCATGGAGTCAACATTGTCGAGAAGTTGCCGAGGCGACACTTTTTACTAAAACCGAATCATGGTACACCGGGGCAAATATTAAAGGAAAACCAAGAGGGTTTCAAATTTATTTAGGCGGTGTTGGAGCATACCGTAAAAAGTGCGATGAAATTGCTTCGAGTGGGTATGAAGGTTTTGTTTTAACTTCAACTGCAGTTCACTAATTGGTTTTGTAATATTTTAAGAGGATGTCCCGAAAGTATAACTTTAGGGGCATCCTTGGCTCTTTTTATAGGTAATTAGAAACTTATACTAAATGTTAAGCGAAAATAAGCGAGTGAACATACGAAAAATGGATCAGAAACAGCATTAATGTCGCCGTGTAAATAAGTGCTTGAAAGGTGCATATATGTAATCAGAAATTGCATTAATGGGGAAGTGAAAATAAATGTGTAAAACGTGCAATTAGGAAATCAGAAACTGCATTAATTTAAATTTCCTATAATCCCAAAATTCTATAATAATAGCTATACCCATTGGGGTATTTTGGCTTCATTTTGCCTCAATATAGACGGTCTAATATAGAAAATTAATTAATTTTCTATATTTCATTCAAAATAACCTTAGTTTGATAAAAAAATCTACTATATACCTAAAAATCAGAATTATAAAATTACCTTTAATTAAAAAACGCCACTAAAATACCCCCATATTTGCCTCGAGACAGTCAGCATTATTAATAAATTTAAAAATGGAAGCTCCTTTACCAGTTAAGTTGTATTCTAAAACTTCAGTTTTAAAGGATTTAGATTTTATAAAAAAAACTTATTTAGTAATAGCTTTATCCCATCTAATTATTAAAATTCATTAAGGTTAAGGTGAATTAATCCACTAATCCAGAGTAAAAATAGTATAATGATTTGTATTTAAATTTTATCTCTAGTATAAATATTCATTTTGCTAGATGTAAGAGATAAAAAGGGGAGAGTTTTATTTTGTCTGCATCAAATAAATCTATTTTTAAAGGGACTTCATTTACGAACTTCTGGATCTCGCGAATGATGACCTCTACGTCTTTTCAGATGTTATCCGTTGCAATTGGATGGCAAATGTATGATTTGACTCATGACGCATTTAGTCTTGGTTTAGTAGGACTAGCGCAGTTTATTCCGATGGTATTACTTACATTAGTAGTAGGTCAGGTCGCTGACAGAGTTGATCGTCGAAAAATCGTTTTCATATGTCAAATGATTGAAGCGCTTATTGCAGGACTTCTTTTATATGGAAATTATGCAAATTGGCTTAGTCGTGAGGAAATATTAGTAGCTGCATTTATACTCGGTGCTTGCCGATCTTTTGAGGGTCCAGCTTCATCAGCTTTATTGCCACAAGTAGTTCCAAAGTCTATTTTACAACAAGCTATTTCTTGGAGTACTTCTGCAGGTCAAACAGCACAAATATTAGGGCCATCTCTTGGAGGAGTATTATTTTCAGTTGGGCCGGCTTATGTTTATGCAACTTCAGCAATTGCCTTATTACTTTCATCAATCCTTACATACTTCATTAAATTAGATAGTCAATTTATTCGAAAATCAGAGCCAGTTACTTTACGAACAATGCTAATGGGTTTAGAATTTGTATATAAACATCCAATTATTTTAGGAACGATTTCGCTTGATTTATTCGCGGTTCTACTAGGTGGAGCTACAGCCCTTTTACCAATTTATGCGCAAGATATATTACATACGGGTGCATGGGGATTAGGTTTAATGCGAACTGCACCTGCTGTGGGAGCATTAATCATGTCACTAATATTAGCGTATTCTCCACTAAAAAAATCATATGGTCCGATATTATTTAGTGCATTAATTGTGTTTGGATTGGCTACTGTGCTATTTGCAGTTTCAACAAATATAGTCATTTCATTAATTGCTTTATTTATCATCGGAGCTTCTGATGTAGTCAGTGTAGTAATCCGTTCTTCACTAGTGCAGCTACAAACTCCAGACGATATGAGAGGTCGAG from Arthrobacter citreus encodes the following:
- a CDS encoding MFS transporter → MMTSTSFQMLSVAIGWQMYDLTHDAFSLGLVGLAQFIPMVLLTLVVGQVADRVDRRKIVFICQMIEALIAGLLLYGNYANWLSREEILVAAFILGACRSFEGPASSALLPQVVPKSILQQAISWSTSAGQTAQILGPSLGGVLFSVGPAYVYATSAIALLLSSILTYFIKLDSQFIRKSEPVTLRTMLMGLEFVYKHPIILGTISLDLFAVLLGGATALLPIYAQDILHTGAWGLGLMRTAPAVGALIMSLILAYSPLKKSYGPILFSALIVFGLATVLFAVSTNIVISLIALFIIGASDVVSVVIRSSLVQLQTPDDMRGRVNAVNSLFIGTSNQLGEFESGTMAGLIGTVPAAVVGGLGTIVVAGLWMYLFPSLRRINSLSGEKTEKVG
- a CDS encoding helix-turn-helix transcriptional regulator, yielding MVSDYTIQEQIRKIEVSTSHEEHMYNTLDLYMNLFPVENAYLFRYSPFGFLGEGIILITTDGLSHIREIRDDIRSLPIIYSAICERKAKFCSGIEYLKQTSSKYIFPSSVSSMIAVPICFGTVVVGYICSTEFKDELKMDEKLLSSFTYYGKLIGKFLENTTGSHHSIELSKRELEVMKRIAWGESTKEMADSMNISELTVKQYVKSAIKKLGANNRSHAVGELVRKGIIS
- a CDS encoding response regulator transcription factor; translation: MFTYNEINHQENKTFIFVENTLFVSGICTILEHHKLNVRKIDFHHINTGELNETYFICHVKNEEMVNKSQLLKLRDKKIKIIIIKNNIDYREIVDLMNIGVNGICLTDIDEQYLIQIVKQVQNGQFFLDSRLTNKIVQENNRLIESGRKRKELDYKAMNNLLTKREIEILDLLGKGYSNVQIGDELYISSKTVKNHVSNIIHKLQVSDRLNAVIFAIKNNWISLD
- a CDS encoding alpha/beta hydrolase — translated: MEPNAVREMFASVPPVEVELAPLAKIEDRKVSVGQDDQIKIRVYTPEGEGPFPVFVYYHGGGWVIGDLETSEASCRMLANRTNRIVVSVDYRLAPEYKFPIPVEDSYTALKWVSEHANEFNGNASNLVVGGDSAGGNLAAVVSQLSKDQNGPNILGQVLVYPVTALTYDTKSYFDFQEGYGLDRDLMIWFGNHYINSEEDSRNKYVSPLSSEDLSNLPSALIITAENDVLRDEGNKYGQRLRDAGVNVEMHCEEGLVHGYFTNMAVFPERIEKSINRIEEFLNKLNQTVLNKG
- a CDS encoding NAD(P)/FAD-dependent oxidoreductase; translation: MKANIQHFDAIVIGAGFSGLYMLHRLREDGISARVFEAGEGVGGTWFWNRYPGARCDSESIYYNYTFSEELYKEWTWTSRYPEQPEILSYLNFVADKFNLRKDIQFNTKVQSAHYNPENNLWNIKLENNTNVTAKYFITGVGCLSAANVPDFKGIESFNGEWYHTGHWPRDKEVDLKSKHVGIIGTGSSGVQAIPVIAQQAGHLTVFQRTPQYSAPARNHPYDLEYIRNTKANFKEIKKQMRESTGGQPTEVPTQSALEVNHLERTQKYEDIWKNGGLGLFGAFTDLTLNEKANETVAEFIRSKISEIVHDSKVAKKLMPYYYYGTKRPIIDTNYYETYNRDNVTLIDVKSDPIESITPAGLKTKDNEYELDVIIFATGYDGMTGPLMKIDIKGKDGVTLKEKWAGGAQTRTYLGIANAGFPNMFMITGPESPSVLSNMPVSIEQHVEWIADCIQFLRQKDIDVIEANIEAENAWSQHCREVAEATLFTKTESWYTGANIKGKPRGFQIYLGGVGAYRKKCDEIASSGYEGFVLTSTAVH